The Terriglobus roseus sequence TGAAGCTGCACTTCTCCTACGAGCGCTTCCTCGAGAACCAGATCCGGGCCAGCTTCAAGTTCATTGGCTCACCCATCTGGTTCAAGGTGCGCGCACGCAACAAGAAGAAGGAAGAGTAGTCGCCAGGCGAAGAGGCCGGGAAGTTCGGAAGTCTGTTGTGAAGGAGGCCCTGGTTGCCGGGTTCTGAGCCCCGGTAACCAGGGCCATATTCGTGAGACGTTCGTCATCCTTTGCGACGGATGCCTGACGGTCCCTTGCCGCTGAATCCTGTATTCTTTCCGTTTTATGGGAGGGAATCAGATGCCGGAAGCAGCGTGTGACATTGGACTGATCGGTCTTGCCGTGATGGGGCAGAACCTCGTTTTGAACATGAACGACCACGGCTTCACTGTGGCTGTCTTCAATCGCACCACGTCCAAGGTCGATGACTTTCTGGCCGACGAGGCGAAAGGGACCAAGGTTGTGGGTACGCACTCCATCGCGGAGTTGTGCCAGAGTTTGAAGCGGCCTCGCCGCATCATGATCATGGTGAAGGCCGGAGCTGTCGTCGATGAGACGATTCAACACATCGTCCCTTTTCTTGAAAAAGGCGACATCATCATCGATGGCGGCAACTCGCTGTACACGGACAGCACCCGCCGCACGAAGGAGCTGGCGGACAAGGGAATCCTCTTCCTGGGCACTGGGGTCTCGGGTGGTGAAGAGGGTGCTCGCTTCGGTCCGTCGATCATGCCTGGCGGCAACCCCGAGAGCTGGCCGCACCTGAAGGAGATCTTCCAGTCCATCGCGGCGAAGGTGGAAGACGGCACGCCCTGCTGCGACTGGGCCGGTCCCGACGGCGCCGGGCATTACGTGAAGATGGTCCACAACGGTATCGAGTACGGCGATATGCAGTTAATCGGCGAGGCCTACCAGATGCTGAAGGATGGTCTGGGCCTGAGCCCCGACGAGCTGCACGAAGTCTTCGCCGAGTGGAACAAGGGCGAGCTCGACAGCTTCCTCATTGAGATCACCGAGAAGATCTTCGCGAAGAAGGATGAGGACGGTAAGCCCATGGTCGACAAGATCCTGGACACGGCCGGGCAGAAGGGCACGGGCAAGTGGACGGCGATCAATGCGCTGGACCTGGGCCAGCCGGTGACGCTGATCGGCGAGAGTGTCTTTGCGCGATGCCTGTCTTCGTTGAAGGAGGAGCGTGTTGCTGCGTCGAAGGTCTTCGGCGGCCCTCCAGATATTCCCGCGATCGCGGACAAGGCTGCGTTTATTGAGGATGTTCGTTGCGCGCTGTACTGCTCCAAGATCATCAGCTACGCACAGGGTTACATGCTGCTGCGGGCTGCGGAAAAAGAGTATGGATGGAAGCTCAACCTTGGCGGCATTGCGCTGATGTGGCGCGGTGGATGCATCATTCGGTCGGCCTTCCTGGGCAACATCAAGGAAGCGTATGACAAGAATCCTGACCTGACGAACCTGTTGCTGGATGACTTCTTCAAGGATGCTTTGACGAAGTACGTCGGTCGGTGGCGACGGGCGATTGGGCATGGTGTGGCTGCGGGGATTCCGATGCCGGCGTTTACGACTGCGCTTTCGTTCTTCGATGGGTATCGGACGGCGACTTTGCCTGCGAATCTGTTGCAGGCTCAGAGGGACTTTTTCGGTGCGCATACGTTTGAACGGGTCGATCAGCCGCGTGGGAAGTATTTCCATGTGAACTGGACTGGGACGGGCGGGCGCGTGGCTTCTTCTACGTATAACGCCTAGATGGTTGTTGGTTTGGGGAGGGCGCCGCGAACGCGGCGCCCTTTTGTGTTGGAGACCGTGCAGGATGGCGACGCGGCGTCGCGAGGTGTTGGAAGCGGAGACGTAGGTTTATTTCCGGCCGGTACGAAAAACTAAACCTCAGTTGCTAAAGCCCGTTTTGTTGGTGAGGTCCTTGGCACAGCTGAAGCTGTGCCCTTCCGGGCGCCTGGCATTCGTGGTTGGGCGCGGAACGCGGGAGACGATGTCTCCGCTTCGCTGCGGGATGACAAGCGTTGGATAGCTTAGATTCGTCCGGCGGAACGTAGCGCGGCAATCTCATCATCCGTGAAGACGCGCGAACGGATGTGAAACCGCACGCCTTCGCCGTTATCCAGCGAGAACATGCCGCCGCGACCCGGCACAACGTCCAGCGTGAGTTCGGTGTGTTTCCAGTATTCGAATTGCGGGCCGGACATGTAGAAGGGCGTCTCGCCCAGTGTGCCGAGCAGGACGTCCTGATCGCCCACGAGGAACTCGCCGCGCGGATAGCACATGGGGGACGAGCCGTCGCAGCAGCCGCCGCTCTGATGGAACATGAGTGGGCCGTGCTTCGCTTCGAGCTTCTCCATGAGCACGCTTGCCGCAGGCGTGCGAAGGACCTGTATCGGGATGGTTGGTGTTGCGCTCATGGGTGTCGGTCGTTTCGCCCTCCCGCAGCGCAGCATCGAGTTGGCTGCATGCCTGCTTCAGTAATCCGGAGCATCTGCTTGGCGGATCAGCATTCGTGCAGGCCCGGTGCTGCGCTGCGGGAGGGCAAACCCTTTAAAAGAAGCCCAGCTTGTTCGGACTGTAGCTGACGAGAACGTTCTTCGTCTGCTGGTAGTGATGAATCATCATCTTGTGGTTTTCGCGGCCGATGCCGCTCTGCTTGTAGCCGCCGAAGGCTGCGTGGGCGGGGTAGAGGTGATAGCAGTTGGTCCAGACGCGACCTGCTTCAATGCCGCGGCCGAAGTTGAAGGCGCGATTCATGTCGCGTGTCCAGACACCGGCGCCCAGGCCGTAGAGGGTGTCGTTTGCGATCTCGAGCGCTTCGTCTTCTGTCTTGAAGGTGGTGACCGAAACGACCGGTCCGAAAATTTCCTCTTGGAAGATGCGCATCTTGTTATTGCCTTCGAAGACAGTGGGCTGCACGTAGAAGCCATTGGCGAGGTCTCCCGGCATGTCGGCTCGCTTGCCGCCTGTGAGTACCTTCGCGCCCTCCTGCTTGCCGATGTCCATGTAGCTCAGGATCTTTTCAAGCTGCTCGGACGAGGCCTGCGCGCCGATCATGGTGGATTTGTCGAGCGGTGAGCCCTGCTTGATGGCCTCGACGCGCTGGATAGCGCGTTCCATGAAGCGGTCATAGATGCTCTGCTGGACGAGTGCTCGTGAGGGGCAGGTGCAGACTTCGCCCTGGTTGAGGGCGAACATGGCGAAGCCTTCCAGAGCCTTATCGAAGAACGCATCGTCTTCGCGCATGACGTCTTCGAAGAAGATATTCGGGCTCTTGCCGCCGAGTTCGAGTGTGACGGGGATCAGGTTCTGCGAGGCGTACTGCATGATCAGGCGGCCGGTCGTCGTCTCGCCGGTGAAGGCGATCTTCTTGATGCGCGGCGACGATGCGAGCGGCTTGCCTGCTTCCAGACCGAAGCCGTTGACGACGTTGAGCACGCCCGGCGGCAGGATGTCTTCGATGAGGCCCATGAAGACGAGGATGGAGAGCGGTGTCTGTTCTGCGGGCTTCAGCACGACGGTGTTGCCGGCGGCCAGTGCGGGTGCGAGCTTCCATGCGGCCATCAGCAACGGGAAGTTCCACGGGATGATGAGGCCGACGACGCCGAGCGGTTCGTTGTAGTGGTAGGCGACGGTGGTCGCGTCGATCTCGGAGATGGTGCCCTCTTCCGCGCGGATGACGCCGGCGAAGTAGCGGAAGTGATCGATCATCAGCGGCAGGTCGGCAGCCATGGTCTCGCGGATGGGCTTGCCGTTATCCCACGTCTCGACGGTTGCGAGCAGCTCCAGATTGTCCTCGATCCGCTGTGCGATGCGCTCAAGCAGGCGGCCGCGCTCCGTGGTGCTGGTGCGACCCCACGCGGCGCGGGCGGCGTGTGCGGCGTCGAGTGCCTTGTCGACGTCGGCGGCGTTGGAACGGGCGATCTGGCAGAGGACTTCGCCGGTGACGGGTGTGACGTTGTCGAAGTACTGGCCGCTGGCCGGCGCGATCCATCGACCGCCGATGTAGTTGTCGTACTGCTTGCGCAGGTGCAGGGGATGGTCGCCGGTGGCGGGATTCAGTGCAGGTGTCGTGGCCATGTCAATGGGCTCCTTCGCTGCGAACACAGGGCACGTCGGCCCCGGGGAGATCGCAGCGGCGAAAATCTTACTCCCGCTGCGGCTGTGATGTCGCGCGGAGTTAGAAATGTCGCATCTCGAACAAACGCATCTGTCGCTGTCTGTCCAGAAAACGGTGAACGGTCCGAGAGTTCGGGTGCCCCATTCTTCGGCGGTCTCATCGCGAGAGGGTAGGGTTCACACACCGTGCGAATCGTTTCTCCGTTTCAGCCTGACATCATGGATGGTCGCGCTTCGCGCGACACCCATCCTTTGCTTCGCAAAAGATGGGGCGCCCGGAGGGGGCACAACTTACTGGCCCTTGTAGTCCACGAAGAGGTCCGGGTACTCGCGCTTCAGTGCGTCGATTTTTGGGCGGTCGCAGGTCTGGATGTAGGGGTTGTTTGGGTTATGGAGGGCGTAGTCCTGGTGGTAGTCTTCGCCGCGGTAGAAGCCCTTCAGTGGTGTCACCTCGGTCACGATCTTCGACTTGAAGGCATGCGCCGCGTCGAGTTGTGCGATGTAGGCCTGCGCGATACGCTGCTGCTCCGGTGTGTTGAAGAAGATGGCTGAGCGATATGACGTGCCTTCATCCGGTCCCTGGCGATTCAGTTGTGTTGGGTCGTGCGCGACGGAGAAGAAGATGCGGAGCAGGCCGCCGTAGGTGATGATGGCGGGGTCATAGGTGACCTCGACCGACTCGGCGTGGCCGGTGGTCTCGGTGGTGACCTGGTCATAGGTGGCAGTGGAGGCTTTACCGCCTGCGTAGCCGACGACAGTCTTCTTCACGCCCTTGACGCGCTCAAAAACGCTCTGCGTGCCCCAGAAACATCCGCCGGCGAAGACGGCCACCTGCAACTTGCCCGGAGCCTTCGCAACATCCTGTGACGGAATCGGGAAGGTGCCGCGATCCACCGCGTGGCCGTACAGCGGCACAGCGAGTGTGGTGGCGAGAACGGCGAAACGGATCGAGCGAGCGAACATGCGAAACCTCACGCAGAATTGGACGCACGCGCTGCTGCGTTAGTCGCCGTTAACGAGGAACTGTTCGATCCTGCCGTCCTTCTGCGTGTACGAATTCAATGACAGTGTGCGTGTGGCGAACTTCACCTCGTAGGTGCGGTAAAACATTCCGCCACGCAGGGCTTCGCTGGTTTGTCTGACGTCAACGATGGAACCGAGCGGAGCGAGACTCTTCGCGAAATCGGCGAGCGTGCTGTCGCTGAAGTAGTAGTTTGCATCCGGCGTGAAGAGCGATCGGTCGATCGTAGAGGTCTGCAGACCCGTCAGGATGGACCTCGCCTGTTGGGATGGAGCGGGCGAATACAGGGCCGCAGCAGGCACGCTCGTCTGCTCGGGTGCGGCAGCACGCTTTGCCGCTGGTGGAGCAGTAGAGCGGATCAGGATCGGGCGTATCGCACTGGTGATGCCTTCTGCGCCGGGACCTTCGAAGTTAGTCAGCGCAGCGAAGGCGATGTCGTCCGTGAGATCGACAACGTTGTTCGAGACGAAACCGCCAACCTCGCCACTGTGGAAGAGAATGTCTCGTCCGCCGGAGTGACTTACAAAAATACCCAGGCCATAGTGCGAACTGCTGCCATCCTTCAACTTGAAGTCGGTTTCCATTGCGTCATAGCTCTCAGGCTTCAGCAGCGTGCGGTGCACGATGCTCTCATCCCATGCCAGCAGCGTAGAAACGGGCATGGCAAGGGTCGCATCTCCGCTATACCAGCCCGGCGCTTCCAGAATTGCGGGCCGCGGCGGACTGAGCGCGTGGCGCTCGTAGCCGTGTGGCTTGAGCTGATCGCGTTCATTGTCAAGATCAAGCACGCCTTCGAGCTTCAGCGGCTTGATGACGTTGACCCACAGGTAGTTGTGAAAGCTTTGGCCTGTGACCTTTTCGATAATGAGCGCGGCGAGCTGGAAGTTCGTGTTGCTGTACTGCCACTTTGTTCCGGGATCGAAGTCGAGCGGCTTCGTAGCCCACTCGTGGATGAGCTTGTAGCTGTCGACGGGTTTTGTCCATGCAGGGATGGTGTAGTCCTGCGGCGCATAGTCGCTGTAACCGCTGGTGTGGGTCAGCAGGTTGCGGATGGTGACTTCGTCGGCTCGGGTGAACTCCGGAAACCACTTGGAGACGGGATCGTCGAGTCGCAGCTTGCCTTGCTCCTGCAGCAGCAGGATGCAGGCCGCGGTGAACTGCTTCGAGATGGAGCCGACAGGGTAGGCCATGGACGTTTGCGCGGGGACATTCTTCTCGATGACGGCGCTGCCAAAGGCCTTCGTGTAGACGAGTTTGTTGCCGCGACGGATACCGACAACGGTGCTGGGAATGCCGCTCTTGTCGAAGGCGGTTTTGACGGCAGTGTCGACCTTTGTGGTCTCGTCCGGGGTGAAGGCCGTCTGCGCGAGCGACGTGCTCGCCGAGGCCATCAAAATCGTCAGTGCCGCTGCAGCAAATCGCATGATTCCCTCAACACTTTTGTAAGTGGGTAAACAGGTCTACGCATGGTTATACGCGATGGCCTCGGTGTCGTTTTCGCTGCCATGCAGAGCGTCTCGAAGTGACCGCAGCGATTGCCTACAATGGATCCTGATGGACAACACCTTCGACATCATTATTGTGGGCGGTGGCCCTGCGGGTGCCACTGCCGCGTATCAACTGGGCCTCGCTGGCGTGAAGGTCCTGCTGCTGGATAAGGCTGCCGGGTTTCCGCGTGAAAAGCCCTGTGGTGGCGGCCTGACCGCGCGCCTGCTGGATCGCTTTCCCTACGTGCGCGAGTTCCTCGCAGCAGGCGAGGTGTCGGTCAATCCGCTGAGCCGCATCCACCTGGAATCGCCGGATGGTACGCGTGCGACCTATCAAGCCGATTACACGTGCCTCCACCTGATCCGTCGCTGGGAGTTTGACGCGGCGCTCTTCCGCCGTGCCGAGAGCGTGTGCACCGTTCGGACGGGTGTGATGATCCGGCGCTGCCTTGTGAAGCCCGACCATGTTGAGTTGGAGAGCAGCACCGGCGAGCTCTTTACGGCGCCCATGATCATCGGTGCCGACTCCGCAAACTCAGTCGTCGCGCGACACACCGGGCTGCGCGATGAAGCCGCGCATAAGCTGTACGCCATCGACATGATGGAAGAGACCACCTACGACCGTCTCGACGTGAAGGATCGCGAGAGCATCTACATCTTCCTCACGTTGAAGGAGGCCTTCGGGTACGGCTACATCTTCCCGAAGACCGAACACCTGAACCTGGGCTATGCATGCAAATTGGACTGGTATCTGACGAAGCTGCGTGGCAAGGGAGCGGAGTTTCACGGGGAGTGGGTCGACACGCTGAAGGCGAAGGGCGATGTGACCGGTGAGACGAACCCTGACGGCTACAAGGCCTTTCCCATTCCCATCAGCGGGCCGCTTGAAAAGACGTATACGGACCGCGTTCTGCTGGCAGGGGACGCAGGTGGCTTTGTGAATGCCTTCACGGCTGAGGGCATCTATTACGCCATGACCAGTGGCTCGCTTGCTGCGGATGCAGCGCTGGCGGCGATCCAGTCGAAGCGCTACGACGCACAGTTCCTGAGCAGCTATCAAGCCGCCTGGCAGCGCGAGATCGGCAGCGACCTTCAGCACTCCGTGGACATTCAGCACCGGCTGTTCAACGGCAGCGATCGGATTGATGCGCTTGTGCGTAAGTCAAAGGAAGACCCCGAATTGCTGCGGCTGATCCTTGGTTACAGCATGGGCACATCGACTTACGAGGCGCTTCGAAATCACATGGTTCGATCGACCATGCCCAAGTGGGTGTGGGGCAAGATGAAGGCGGCTGTCGGCTTGAGCCGATAGACCGCCTTTGCCGGCGGATCGATACAGTCCCGCGCTAGTCCATCTTCTCTCTGGAAGGCTGACCTGCGATCACGATTTCGTTATCGACAGAGAACACCCCAGGCGTGCCATTCGCCTGCATGGATGCGATGTTCGCATCCGACTCGCGATCGACCACGCCGGTGAGTGTGACGTGACCGTGGTCCACGATGATGTGGATGGCATGGTAGCCGCGCGGTGGGTCGGCCGTGATGCCGCCGGCTTCCAGCGCGACGGACGGCGCGGCGCCAAAGCCTACAGGGGCACCGGTGTACTTCCGTAGCGCGGGTTGCGTGTAGATGCGGCGATATACACCGATGCGGATGCCGTCATCCATGGGCGAGGTCGGCAGCACCTTGATCTGGTTGTTGACGGTCTCAACTCCGGGTATATCCTTCACGGCGCGCTGTGCGTCCTGCTTCAGCGTGGGCCGCGAGGCGAAGCCGCGCAGCACGATGGTACGGCCCTGCATGCCGAACGAGAGCGAGTCGAAGACGCTGTAGTTGGACAGGCTCAGCAGGCGGTGACGCACCTCCTGCACAATGCGGCCGGCATCTTCCTGCGACCAGGTCTTGCTGTTGTACTCCTGTGCGGCGGTTGCCTTTGACTGTGCCCCAACGATTGACGGTGCCAGGGCCAGCCCGGCACAAAGAACGGTAATTGCGAGCGGTTGTTTCATGGTGTTCACCTCACGGCATCTCCGATTTCATAGGACGCTGCGAGCCCACGTTTGGGTAGGCGGATTTGCGCCATGTTCGTTAGCGGACGGAGATGGTATGGGCGTCCCTGGCATCCGTAGGGACATGAAACGCACGCTCGCTTCGCTCGCCACTGCCGCAGTCCTACTCTCCTCTTGCTCGCTGTATGGGCAGACCATGCCGAACCCGAACAAGGACACGCACGAGGTCAGCGTGGTGCTGCCTGCACCGCTGCCTGCGACGCCGGAGAACATCGCAAAGCTGAAGCTGCCCGCAGGCTTCCATATCGCGAAGTTTGCTGAGGGGCTGCAGAGCCCGCGTGTCGTCGTCGTCTCTCCGGCCGGAAACATCTACGTTAGTAGCCGCGATGCCGGAACCATCACAATGGTCTCGCCGGACGGCACGACGAAGAAACAGGTACTTGCTCTGCAGGATGTGCACGGCATGGTCGTTCACAACGGCACCCTGTACTACGTCACCATCAACGAGGCCTACAGTGCGCCCATCAATGCGGACGGCACGTTGGGCACTTCGAAGCTCATCATCCGGGGTCTGCCGGACGCAGGTCAGCACGTCGATCGCACGCTGGCTGTTGGGCCGGATAACAAGCTGTATCTCTCGGTGGGCAGCACCTGCAACACCTGCGATGAACACAATAAGGCTCAGGCGACCATGCAGCGATTCAATCTGGATGGAACTGGCCAGGAGACCTTTGCTACCGGGCTGCGAAACACCATCGGTTTCAACTTTCAGCCGAGTACCGGGTCCATGTATGGCTGGGATGACGGTGTTGACTGGCAGGGCGACAAGGTACAGCGCGAGGAGTTGAACAAAATTGAGATGGGTAAGGAGTATGGCTGGCCTTACATCCTGGCGGATGGCGAGCGCAACCTGTACCTGACGCCTCCGCATGGCGTCACGATGGAGCAATGGGACGCGAAAACCACGCGCCCGGTACTGACGTGGACGGCGCATGCGTCGGGCATGCAGTTGATCTTCCTGAACGGCGCAGGTCTTCCGGCGGATTACAACGGAGACGCGCTGGCCAGCATGCACGGCTCCTGGGGAGCGAATCCGCCCAGCGGGTATGAGGTGGTTCGCATCCACTTCGAGGGTGCCACTGCGAAGACGATCACACCCTTCGCCGAGGGCTTTCTGATGCCCGCCAGGGGCGGAAGCGGCTGGGCAAGGTTCGCGCGCCCGTTCGGCCTGGCGCAGATGCAGGATGGCAGCATCCTGCTTGGCGACGAACAGAACGGCATTCTGTACCGGATCAGCTACAGCAAGTAAGTCAGCACCCAGAAAATAATTCGAGCGCGATGGCGGCCGCACCGTCTTTCCCTGTAGAGAGTAATCATGATCTACGCGGAAGGGTGCGGCCTGTCGTTGTCTCAAACAGAGGAAGCCGTGCCAGCCATCACGGTCGAGTCGCTGGTACCCGCGTACACGCCGCTGCTCTTCCGCATGGCGCATGCGTTACTGCGTAATCGAGCGGAGGCGGACGACGTCGTGCAGGACACGTTTCTGCGCGTCCTGCAGCATCGCCGATCGCTGCCTGACGTCCGGGACATGCGAGTCTGGCTGGTGCGGATCGCGTGGAATCTCGCCCTGGATCGACGGAGGAAGCTACGGCCGGACCAGATGGAGGACGCCTTTGCGCAGTCGCTGGTGGCGGTTGATCTGCCGGCAGACCGCGCCATTGCGGAAGCGCTGGAACTGAAGGCCGTGATGGCAGAGATTGAGCGACTGCCCGAGGCGGAGCGGCACGTGCTCCTGCTGGCGGCCGTGGAAGAGATGAGTCATGCAGAGATGGCGGCCGTGCTGGGTCGCAGTGAATCAGCCGTGCGCGCACTGCTGTTCCGTGCACGAACGCGGCTGCGCGAACGTTTGAATCGGAGGTCAGCGCGATGAACGAGGACGATAAGAATCTGGAGACAGTACTGCGCGGCCTGCGCGAGGTTCAGCCTGATGCATCGCTGGAGACGCGCATCGCACGGGTGTTACGCGAAGCGCAGGCCGAGCCGGTTGCCGTCCCGTGGTTTGGAGGCTGGTTACTCGCGCTTCGCATCACCGGTGCAGGGGTTGCGTGCATCTTCCTTGCCGCGATTGTGCTTCGTTCTTCGCATCATCCGCGGACGAGCCATGTCGCGCATACCGCGCCACTCGTGCAACAGAAGGCACTGCCGCAGAGGGCCATTGCGTCTGCTGGAAGGACGAAGCTGCGAGGACGAGTTGCCGTTCCTGGAATGCAACCCACCGTTTCAGCATCGCGCGTAGAGACAAACATGACTTCCCAGCAGCAGAGTTTCCCGGCCCCGCCCCTGCCACTGACCGAACAGGAAAAGCTACTGATAAAGCTGGCGCATCGGGACGATCCGGTGCAGTTGGCGCGACTGGCGCCCGGTCCGCGCGCTGCCCGCTATCAGGCCGAAAAGGATCAGGTGAGCGAGTTCTTCACGCCGCCAGCACCACTCGATCAACCTGACATGACCTTGGAATCCGGAGGAGGAACCCAATGAAGATCTCTCTCGCGACCACTG is a genomic window containing:
- the gnd gene encoding decarboxylating NADP(+)-dependent phosphogluconate dehydrogenase, giving the protein MPEAACDIGLIGLAVMGQNLVLNMNDHGFTVAVFNRTTSKVDDFLADEAKGTKVVGTHSIAELCQSLKRPRRIMIMVKAGAVVDETIQHIVPFLEKGDIIIDGGNSLYTDSTRRTKELADKGILFLGTGVSGGEEGARFGPSIMPGGNPESWPHLKEIFQSIAAKVEDGTPCCDWAGPDGAGHYVKMVHNGIEYGDMQLIGEAYQMLKDGLGLSPDELHEVFAEWNKGELDSFLIEITEKIFAKKDEDGKPMVDKILDTAGQKGTGKWTAINALDLGQPVTLIGESVFARCLSSLKEERVAASKVFGGPPDIPAIADKAAFIEDVRCALYCSKIISYAQGYMLLRAAEKEYGWKLNLGGIALMWRGGCIIRSAFLGNIKEAYDKNPDLTNLLLDDFFKDALTKYVGRWRRAIGHGVAAGIPMPAFTTALSFFDGYRTATLPANLLQAQRDFFGAHTFERVDQPRGKYFHVNWTGTGGRVASSTYNA
- a CDS encoding DUF779 domain-containing protein; this translates as MSATPTIPIQVLRTPAASVLMEKLEAKHGPLMFHQSGGCCDGSSPMCYPRGEFLVGDQDVLLGTLGETPFYMSGPQFEYWKHTELTLDVVPGRGGMFSLDNGEGVRFHIRSRVFTDDEIAALRSAGRI
- the adh gene encoding aldehyde dehydrogenase, with the translated sequence MATTPALNPATGDHPLHLRKQYDNYIGGRWIAPASGQYFDNVTPVTGEVLCQIARSNAADVDKALDAAHAARAAWGRTSTTERGRLLERIAQRIEDNLELLATVETWDNGKPIRETMAADLPLMIDHFRYFAGVIRAEEGTISEIDATTVAYHYNEPLGVVGLIIPWNFPLLMAAWKLAPALAAGNTVVLKPAEQTPLSILVFMGLIEDILPPGVLNVVNGFGLEAGKPLASSPRIKKIAFTGETTTGRLIMQYASQNLIPVTLELGGKSPNIFFEDVMREDDAFFDKALEGFAMFALNQGEVCTCPSRALVQQSIYDRFMERAIQRVEAIKQGSPLDKSTMIGAQASSEQLEKILSYMDIGKQEGAKVLTGGKRADMPGDLANGFYVQPTVFEGNNKMRIFQEEIFGPVVSVTTFKTEDEALEIANDTLYGLGAGVWTRDMNRAFNFGRGIEAGRVWTNCYHLYPAHAAFGGYKQSGIGRENHKMMIHHYQQTKNVLVSYSPNKLGFF
- the msrA gene encoding peptide-methionine (S)-S-oxide reductase MsrA, which encodes MFARSIRFAVLATTLAVPLYGHAVDRGTFPIPSQDVAKAPGKLQVAVFAGGCFWGTQSVFERVKGVKKTVVGYAGGKASTATYDQVTTETTGHAESVEVTYDPAIITYGGLLRIFFSVAHDPTQLNRQGPDEGTSYRSAIFFNTPEQQRIAQAYIAQLDAAHAFKSKIVTEVTPLKGFYRGEDYHQDYALHNPNNPYIQTCDRPKIDALKREYPDLFVDYKGQ
- a CDS encoding serine hydrolase domain-containing protein, translating into MRFAAAALTILMASASTSLAQTAFTPDETTKVDTAVKTAFDKSGIPSTVVGIRRGNKLVYTKAFGSAVIEKNVPAQTSMAYPVGSISKQFTAACILLLQEQGKLRLDDPVSKWFPEFTRADEVTIRNLLTHTSGYSDYAPQDYTIPAWTKPVDSYKLIHEWATKPLDFDPGTKWQYSNTNFQLAALIIEKVTGQSFHNYLWVNVIKPLKLEGVLDLDNERDQLKPHGYERHALSPPRPAILEAPGWYSGDATLAMPVSTLLAWDESIVHRTLLKPESYDAMETDFKLKDGSSSHYGLGIFVSHSGGRDILFHSGEVGGFVSNNVVDLTDDIAFAALTNFEGPGAEGITSAIRPILIRSTAPPAAKRAAAPEQTSVPAAALYSPAPSQQARSILTGLQTSTIDRSLFTPDANYYFSDSTLADFAKSLAPLGSIVDVRQTSEALRGGMFYRTYEVKFATRTLSLNSYTQKDGRIEQFLVNGD
- a CDS encoding NAD(P)/FAD-dependent oxidoreductase yields the protein MDNTFDIIIVGGGPAGATAAYQLGLAGVKVLLLDKAAGFPREKPCGGGLTARLLDRFPYVREFLAAGEVSVNPLSRIHLESPDGTRATYQADYTCLHLIRRWEFDAALFRRAESVCTVRTGVMIRRCLVKPDHVELESSTGELFTAPMIIGADSANSVVARHTGLRDEAAHKLYAIDMMEETTYDRLDVKDRESIYIFLTLKEAFGYGYIFPKTEHLNLGYACKLDWYLTKLRGKGAEFHGEWVDTLKAKGDVTGETNPDGYKAFPIPISGPLEKTYTDRVLLAGDAGGFVNAFTAEGIYYAMTSGSLAADAALAAIQSKRYDAQFLSSYQAAWQREIGSDLQHSVDIQHRLFNGSDRIDALVRKSKEDPELLRLILGYSMGTSTYEALRNHMVRSTMPKWVWGKMKAAVGLSR
- a CDS encoding BON domain-containing protein; translated protein: MKQPLAITVLCAGLALAPSIVGAQSKATAAQEYNSKTWSQEDAGRIVQEVRHRLLSLSNYSVFDSLSFGMQGRTIVLRGFASRPTLKQDAQRAVKDIPGVETVNNQIKVLPTSPMDDGIRIGVYRRIYTQPALRKYTGAPVGFGAAPSVALEAGGITADPPRGYHAIHIIVDHGHVTLTGVVDRESDANIASMQANGTPGVFSVDNEIVIAGQPSREKMD
- a CDS encoding PQQ-dependent sugar dehydrogenase; amino-acid sequence: MKRTLASLATAAVLLSSCSLYGQTMPNPNKDTHEVSVVLPAPLPATPENIAKLKLPAGFHIAKFAEGLQSPRVVVVSPAGNIYVSSRDAGTITMVSPDGTTKKQVLALQDVHGMVVHNGTLYYVTINEAYSAPINADGTLGTSKLIIRGLPDAGQHVDRTLAVGPDNKLYLSVGSTCNTCDEHNKAQATMQRFNLDGTGQETFATGLRNTIGFNFQPSTGSMYGWDDGVDWQGDKVQREELNKIEMGKEYGWPYILADGERNLYLTPPHGVTMEQWDAKTTRPVLTWTAHASGMQLIFLNGAGLPADYNGDALASMHGSWGANPPSGYEVVRIHFEGATAKTITPFAEGFLMPARGGSGWARFARPFGLAQMQDGSILLGDEQNGILYRISYSK
- a CDS encoding RNA polymerase sigma factor, whose product is MIYAEGCGLSLSQTEEAVPAITVESLVPAYTPLLFRMAHALLRNRAEADDVVQDTFLRVLQHRRSLPDVRDMRVWLVRIAWNLALDRRRKLRPDQMEDAFAQSLVAVDLPADRAIAEALELKAVMAEIERLPEAERHVLLLAAVEEMSHAEMAAVLGRSESAVRALLFRARTRLRERLNRRSAR